The genomic DNA ACGTCAAGGAGATTCTCATGAGTGACATCGCGGTCAGTGACACCTGGCACGACACCTTCCTGGGTGGGCACGTGGGCGTGCTCCTGATGGAGGGCATTGACAATACGGTGCCGAACGCTGCGCTTGACGCGCGCAAGCGGGCCCTGGAAGAGAAGTTGCGCGCCCAGTTCGCCCACCTCTCCCGTCAGAATCTGCTCGAACTTGATGTGCTCAGGGCGTACCGGGCGTATTACAAGCGGTTCGACCAGACGTATCACGTGCAACTGCAACTGGAGTCCGTCGTCTACAAGGGGAAGTCGCTGCCGGACGTCAGCCCGCTGGTGGACGCCAGCTTTGTGGCGGAACTGGACACGCTCGTGCTGACGGCGAGCCATGATGCCGACCGCCTCGTGTGGCCCCTGCGCATCGACGCCACGAGGGGCGGCGAGGTCTTCGAAGCCATGAACGGGAAGGTGCGGACGCTGCGGGCGAACGACATGATGATGGCGGACGCGCAGGGGCCAGTGTGCACAATTCTGTACGGGCAGGACCGGCGCACGCCCGTCACGGCAGCAACCACCCGGGCCTTATTCGTGTGCTATGCGCCTGCTGGGGTGGGAGAAGCGCGGGTTCGGAGTCAACTGCTCGCCATTGAGGACAACGTGCGGCTGTTTGCGCCACAGGCAGAGACTCGACGGCTTGACATTTCCGAAGCAGGCATTCGTGAGTGAATACCGGGCTTGTCATCCTGCCCCCGGGGTTCGCCCTTTGCTCATACCCCGAAGAAGTCAGAGCTACCCTGGGGAATGCCACGAGCAGAACCGCTGGAAGAAGGGACCGAACTTCGGGGTCAAATTGGAGAAGCGAACTCCTTACGGAAGGTTGTGCGGGAAACCGTCAAGCTGTGGCGCAGACACCACCTCACCTATGACCAGACCAAGCACGTGGTCGAGGATGTGCGGCAAGCCCTGGGGCTCACCGCTCCTAAGGAACGCAGGCGCACGGTGGCCCGCCTCGACCGCGAGGAGGTCGAGCGGCTGATCGAGGCGGCCTACCGCCGGACCAGCAGGTACGGGCTGATGGTCAAAACACTGTTCTACACGGGCGCCCGCGTGTCCGAATTCGTTAACATCCGCGTGACGGACCTACATCTCGCCCTGGACCCACCCCAGGTCTACATCGCCCACGCCAAGGGTGGGAGCGACGGATACGTGCCCATCCTGCCCACTCTGGCCCAGGAGTTGCGTACCCATCTCGGTGGGCGCCGCACGGGCTACCTGTTCGAGAGCAACCGGCATGATCAGTACACGGCACGGGCCATCCAGCTCATCGTGAAGGACACAGCCCGCCGGGCGGGGATCGACAAGACGGTGACACACCATCGACTCCGCGCCAGCGTGGCGACGATTCTGCTCGACGCCGGAATGCCGTTGGATC from Deinococcus planocerae includes the following:
- a CDS encoding phenylalanine--tRNA ligase beta subunit-related protein, coding for MSDIAVSDTWHDTFLGGHVGVLLMEGIDNTVPNAALDARKRALEEKLRAQFAHLSRQNLLELDVLRAYRAYYKRFDQTYHVQLQLESVVYKGKSLPDVSPLVDASFVAELDTLVLTASHDADRLVWPLRIDATRGGEVFEAMNGKVRTLRANDMMMADAQGPVCTILYGQDRRTPVTAATTRALFVCYAPAGVGEARVRSQLLAIEDNVRLFAPQAETRRLDISEAGIRE
- a CDS encoding tyrosine-type recombinase/integrase, whose amino-acid sequence is MRETVKLWRRHHLTYDQTKHVVEDVRQALGLTAPKERRRTVARLDREEVERLIEAAYRRTSRYGLMVKTLFYTGARVSEFVNIRVTDLHLALDPPQVYIAHAKGGSDGYVPILPTLAQELRTHLGGRRTGYLFESNRHDQYTARAIQLIVKDTARRAGIDKTVTHHRLRASVATILLDAGMPLDQVQKFLRHKRIATTQIYAQTSARGMGESYVRALEGRH